The Pelobates fuscus isolate aPelFus1 chromosome 2, aPelFus1.pri, whole genome shotgun sequence genome has a segment encoding these proteins:
- the OSR1 gene encoding protein odd-skipped-related 1 yields MASKTLPAPVPIHPSLQLTNYSFLQAFNGLPMPADHIPNLYGFSALHAVHLHQWTLGYPTIHLPRSSFSKVPGVSNLIDTRFQLPAAFPLLPHVVHPKHSSSGQPLKTKPRFDFANLAVAATQEDHCKITQVDVQGSPSAMGALLDVTKLAPEKKPTRGRLPSKTKKEFVCKFCGRHFTKSYNLLIHERTHTDERPYTCDICHKAFRRQDHLRDHRYIHSKEKPFKCQECGKGFCQSRTLAVHKTLHSQAKELKPSKIKC; encoded by the exons ATGGCCAGCAAGACTCTTCCTGCCCCTGTCCCAATCCACCCCTCTCTGCAGCTCACAAATTATTCATTTCTTCAAGCATTCAATGGGCTCCCTATGCCAGCAGACCACATCCCAAATCTCTATGGGTTCAGTGCCCTCCACGCTGTGCACCTTCACCAATGGACACTGGGATACCCCACTATTCACCTGCCCAGGTCATCCTTCTCTAAAGTGCCAGGAGTCTCCAACTTGATAGACACCAGATTCCAGCTCCCAGCTGCCTTCCCTCTCTTGCCCCATGTGGTCCACCCCAAACACAGTTCCTCAGGCCAGCCTCTTAAAACAAAACCCAGGTTTGACTTTGCCAACCTTGCTGTGGCTGCCACACAGGAAGACCACTGCAAAATCACCCAAGTGGATGTTCAAGGGTCACCTTCAGCCATGGGGGCACTTCTGGATGTCACCAAACTTGCTCCAGAGAAGAAACCCACAAGGGGACGATTGCCTTCTAAAACCAAGAAGGAATTTGTCTGTAAATTCTGTGGCAGACACTTTACCAAGTCTTACAATCTTTTGATCCACGAGAGAACTCACACAGATGAAAGGCCATACACATGTGACATATGTCACAAAGCATTCAGAAGACAAGACCATCTGAGGGACCAcag GTACATTCATTCCAAAGAGAAACCTTTCAAATGTCAGGAGTGTGGGAAGGGATTTTGTCAGTCAAGGACATTAGCTGTCCATAAGACTCTTCACAGCCAGGCAAAAGAGCTCAAACCTTCAAAAATCAAATGCTGA